A single region of the Salvia splendens isolate huo1 chromosome 18, SspV2, whole genome shotgun sequence genome encodes:
- the LOC121776508 gene encoding ABC transporter G family member 10-like: MDLPVTSPVSSYTIQTNNLSFALTPATKMIIENVSLEARPGEITAIAGPSGAGKTTLLQILAGEIPSGKISGEILVNGNPAEPARFGRVSGYVTQDDALFPLLTVEETLTYSARLRLPPEQRDARRRAKLLMKDLGLDHISGSRVGSISGGERRRLSIGVELIHDPVALLIDEPTSGLDSASALHIVSLLRSMAVTKHKTVVLTIHQPGFRILELIDRLLLLSGGRALHNGSLESLEERLVSSGHRIPPHINVLEFAIEVASSNNIDSRIDVAAAHHLDSRDCSNCRKKDSVNAKTTTSSYANSHVKEVAILGERFARNIFRTKELFTARALQALAVGSILGTVYMDVHNGGDREKSEAVMQTRLGFFAFTLSFLLSSTTEGLPIFLQERRIFTREVARGAYRVSSYALANALVLLPFLGAVALLYSAPAYWLVGLRRDPGGFLYFALVAWAVVMMSSSLTACCAALVPDFIMGASLIAGIMGAFFLFSGYFIAEERIPEYWVFMHYMSMFKYPFECLVINEYGGRECVERVVGECVFSGDEYLRKQGLKESHKWSNLGVMFGFVVGYRLLCFFILWCRSLKTRRL, translated from the coding sequence ATGGATTTGCCAGTCACTTCGCCGGTTTCTTCCTACACCATTCAAACCAACAACTTATCCTTCGCCCTCACCCCGGCGACGAAGATGATAATCGAGAACGTGAGCCTCGAGGCCCGGCCCGGCGAGATCACCGCGATCGCCGGCCCCAGCGGAGCCGGCAAGACCACCCTGCTTCAGATTCTCGCCGGAGAAATCCCATCGGGAAAAATCTCTGGCGAGATTCTGGTTAATGGAAACCCGGCCGAACCTGCAAGGTTTGGCCGGGTTTCAGGATACGTCACACAAGACGACGCCTTGTTCCCTCTCCTTACGGTAGAGGAAACCCTAACCTACAGCGCGCGGCTCAGGCTTCCGCCTGAACAGCGCGACGCTAGGCGGAGAGCGAAGCTGCTTATGAAGGACCTCGGGTTGGACCACATCTCGGGGTCCAGAGTGGGGTCCATCTCCGGAGGGGAGAGGCGCCGCCTCTCCATCGGTGTGGAGCTGATCCACGACCCGGTGGCGCTCCTCATCGACGAGCCGACTTCCGGCTTGGACTCCGCCTCGGCGCTTCACATCGTCTCCTTGTTGAGATCAATGGCGGTTACTAAACACAAGACGGTTGTACTCACCATCCACCAGCCCGGATTCCGGATTCTCGAGCTCATCGAccggctcctcctcctctccgGCGGCCGCGCGCTCCACAACGGCTCCCTGGAGTCGCTCGAGGAGCGTCTTGTTAGCTCCGGCCACCGCATCCCCCCTCATATAAATGTGCTTGAGTTTGCCATTGAGGTGGCCAGCAGCAACAACATCGATTCGCGGATCGATGTTGCTGCTGCTCACCACCTCGATAGTCGAGATTGCAGTAATTGCAGGAAAAAAGATTCGGTCAACGCTAAGACCACCACCTCATCATATGCGAACTCGCATGTTAAGGAGGTGGCGATTCTAGGAGAGAGATTCGCGCGGAATATATTCCGCACGAAGGAGCTCTTCACTGCGAGGGCCTTGCAGGCCCTCGCCGTGGGGTCCATCCTCGGCACGGTCTATATGGACGTCCACAACGGCGGGGACCGCGAAAAATCCGAGGCGGTGATGCAGACGCGCCTCGGGTTCTTCGCTTTCACACTTAGCTTCCTCCTCTCCTCGACGACGGAGGGCCTTCCGATCTTCCTTCAGGAGAGGAGGATCTTCACCCGGGAGGTCGCACGAGGCGCGTACAGGGTGTCCTCGTACGCCCTGGCGAACGCGCTCGTGCTCCTCCCGTTCCTGGGGGCGGTCGCGCTGCTGTACAGCGCGCCCGCCTACTGGCTGGTGGGCCTCCGCCGCGACCCGGGCGGGTTCCTCTACTTCGCCCTGGTGGCGTGGGCGGtggtgatgatgtcgagctcgctcaCGGCGTGCTGCGCCGCGCTCGTGCCCGACTTCATCATGGGGGCGTCCCTGATCGCGGGGATCATGGGcgccttcttcctcttctccggGTACTTCATCGCGGAGGAGAGGATACCGGAGTACTGGGTGTTCATGCACTACATGAGCATGTTCAAGTACCCATTTGAGTGCTTGGTGATCAATGAGTATGGAGGGAGGGAGTGTGTGGAGAGAGTGGTGGgagagtgtgtgttttctgGGGATGAGTATTTGAGGAAGCAAGGCTTGAAGGAGTCACATAAATGGAGCAATTTGGGGGTGATGTTTGGGTTTGTTGTGGGATATAGACTGCTTTGTTTCTTCATCTTGTGGTGCAGAAGTTTGAAGACCAGAAGATTGTAG
- the LOC121776242 gene encoding ATG8-interacting protein 1-like: MADNEEAKEIGSRGNEWEVVSLTASAYAAAPGPEPVDSSEDSVTKLDKHEGETSNAMFMSGHFVFPPNQHENLPIEPEFSEVDSEKGGEDDVSQLGIEDRVKSDPKDEDSATIEELMTEEFPGIQVLDIKGSTLSLGGADLGKDMAFDKAQSIYTPSEFSLFNSETTIGISNNSGDGAGTDDSIEPLDGYVDPADLPNFQKAKEGGKYDDADLPCEAWWKRRALSVYAHAKEANTVWSIFLAAAVMGLVIISHQWQHERWQILHQRLQFGINDEKMSRLLAPISRFKDVVIGGHRRGSLIRGSASSDR; this comes from the exons ATGGCCGATAATGAAGAAGCGAAGGAAATTGGCTCAAGAGGAAATGAGTGGGAAGTTGTATCACTTACTGCGTCAGCATATGCTGCTGCTCCTGGACCCGAACCAGTTGACTCAAGTGAAGATAGTGTGACGAAGTTAGATAAGCATGAGGGTGAAACGTCAAATGCCATGTTTATGTCTGGGCACTTTGTTTTTCCTCCAAACCAGCACGAGAATTTGCCAATTGAACCTGAATTTAGCGAAGTGGACAGTGAAAAGGGTGGAGAAGATGATGTTTCTCAGTTGGGTATAGAGGATAGAGTTAAATCAGATCCGAAGGATGAAGACAGTGCAACTATTGAAGAACTCATGACTGAGGAGTTTCCTGGAATTCAGGTACTTGATATAAAAGGTAGCACACTATCTCTCGGTGGAGCGGATCTGGGAAAAGATATGGCCTttgacaaagcgcaaagtatttACACCCCTTCGGAGTTTAGTTTGTTTAATAGTGAAACGACCATCGGCATATCCAATAATAGTGGGGACGGTGCAGGAACTGATGATTCAATTGAACCTCTTGATGGTTATGTGGATCCTGCTGACTTGCCAAATTTCCAGAAGGCTAAGGAGGGGGGCAAATATGATGATGCTGACCTTCCTTGTGAAGCTTGGTGGAAAAGACGGGCCTTATCTGTGTATGCTCATGCGAAAGAAGCAAATACAGTCTGGTCTATTTTCCTTGCAGCAGCTGTTATGGGACTTGTAATTATCAGCCACCAGTGGCAGCACGAGAGGTGGCAGATTTTGCACCAAAGGTTACAGTTTGGTATTAATGATGAG AAGATGAGCAGGTTGCTTGCTCCCATATCCCGCTTTAAAGACGTGGTAATTGGTGGCCACAGACGGGGTTCACTGATTAGAGGGAGCGCCTCATCAGATCGCTAA